Proteins from one Mycteria americana isolate JAX WOST 10 ecotype Jacksonville Zoo and Gardens chromosome 1, USCA_MyAme_1.0, whole genome shotgun sequence genomic window:
- the RESF1 gene encoding retroelement silencing factor 1 — translation MDWNVRPLQNVDAKKNPQSEEACYTQLFSNAHAFPQTNAYSSKNACNYAGNNQMVYLPTSNAAFPPLNAEGFRTSDQALPGASVAGNDFFISKYLVDRRPPSCVPIAPKPPNQTSRLQAEMTQTSWPNSNTYSYSLRKLPPLSSQINTGNNVGNVLREPQYVTANGYTVRPQIPQRNSMRTTMLYQSNVHSQNNSMSLGTPGQHVQNQIYHPNTQFEVLHSLNQNSAANVQLLHYRPSQMRSEASSGCSVPSLLPANCDSRAAAQSSIGVPQAVQNVPNGYTFSQQKCPSDPENTGFNSVQQHCQKQQSGEVSQSVRNVCNSSGNVTANQPFNEMSVASPGISKELYDVVQEMETLSSVAASKPLSDPASVQESQTSSLMNGPVNSQISSAAADGGTITKDRLAWEAQRLLTIKKKCVLLERIHHYRRKLLAASERDKSTPPLPPSYQSTLANCVPWVPNQNVPPSPSETARTESPILNPSPEERNNKNVADADNRGLEVTQSNPQGEQGSLSSSSAPIPSQSKLPAQLNNPESTPISERRDAYALASSQKTVTSLNNASCFSQVDSSIKIVSKNVPVNPENSSFLQFVLSSTNVLKEKTAGATADKILTSLLLSEKPLLDTSVSGGSLLKDTSERNVASLKGEQAFMVPTHSPVSETTESGEAKFRSDVAQKKKPFTENKSFKQSNYSYSVEELTACLGLWRKHPSESVSVQNSQSNESPAANEISPYSQNTKNKEQNNVLVSTDEAILPVTTASVGQKLDTLSCNLIKSFELQVAVVSPLVLSEQRTQSEQADECPTSAGKTNPVIDSGSTCSLQEKGKNGLSVVNTDKGTIETVRSSPSDCVLVQKEDSHLQQTKLADGNRIVKNTVSANDSYDENQRKVSQSSQDTRENLQLGLQNKPSLPELGINFSSQIFQEGVRDHKDKQAVLETGDTSTAVLEEQMFCISSVCSLVEGDTFYNPQIASIFRSIPETQVLNGTSSEGNASDPRQKEQQLNLYKNELSNNTQQKESLLQKMLEESSSCMSKAGKILDGITTSHLEKASGGNPLKTISTTEQKMSLNASFKHPENDLEILASINQELAQNSLDFSISVTTETNAFTVPRDSSKQNYTSSKNSTEKEMNLFGAEPITCLNNQLSELVKEFPYGIEGADMLTKEPVQDDSVAERMENQPQKETQICDKNSHLKDPVDQIKIAVLSSDQMQELFPEHNRCSSSDRKRVASQQSEKASAEKENLEGSIQPSQSLCEKKKKPQKTSDTRKKKKGCSLMGMPQCPCKLGTSGSEKNDQLSKAENTSSAERQENNSKSDAVMKTTCAVENLPISENIPNSVSKNKKDICKYTSVMNKKARLNVSNEYKPLTTQQERIGPLDSSENQDVDKSKRSSWKEELQIGRGTPSLGKEFHSDKKEHQTVSEGLSEKAGHTDADNMTKSSKKKEGVFKMESLSKDKTKAVNEGQKIKTCEEKSVEEQNCRKQKEVLGQDVGINIKENAKLSAEIKHKKLNSYCADAIKFPNFGTVDLKSRNHKYSQHKPMKVHPSQEQSYERKRKENMIGKRDSKKTKVEEERLKQSDAKNSKQLSHNCMINTDKAKKLNGENGWKPKSSLADRSVLKLPRKRARPSTISKSYFSNKERRLDGQNKDKCSEKMFPDKNLLYLNRRNNRLKLQLQKEPKKHYLNRVAFKRTAQERIYLTKLETSPVRPVWHIKPKVSQNSPNAKRDTSVSGVEKSCKQEVLEFKLCPEILFRNRTTDEESLAAKNSLEREKAIVAGVKSKKEDWLKCDPVKQKKLEEISAAEDSIPLDTAIQILDGDGEALHIPIKDSKEMFQTYRKMYLEKKMQKS, via the coding sequence ATGGACTGGAATGTAAGACCACTCCAGAATGTTGATGCAAAGAAGAACCCGCAAAGTGAAGAAGCCTGTTACACACAGTTATTTTCTAATGCACACGCTTTTCCTCAGACAAATGCCTATTCCTCTAAAAATGCATGCAATTATGCTGGAAATAACCAAATGGTGTATCTGCCAACTAGCaatgctgccttccctcctttaAATGCTGAAGGATTCAGAACTTCAGATCAGGCCTTACCAGGAGCATCTGTAGCTGGTAATGATTTTTTTATCTCGAAATACTTGGTTGATCGACGTCCACCATCCTGCGTACCAATAGCTCCAAAACCTCCCAATCAGACATCACGTTTGCAGGCAGAGATGACTCAGACTTCTTGGCCAAACTCTAATACCTACAGTTATTCCCTTAGAAAGTTGCCTCCCCTGTCTTCTCAAATAAACACTGGAAATAACGTGGGGAATGTCCTTCGGGAACCTCAGTATGTCACTGCAAACGGTTACACTGTGCGGCCACAAATACCGCAGCGTAATTCCATGAGAACTACAATGTTATATCAAAGTAACGTGCATTCTCAGAATAATTCTATGTCTCTTGGTACACCTGGGCAACATGTCCAAAACCAAATATATCATCCCAACACTCAGTTTGAAGTTTTACACTCACTGAACCAAAATTCTGCAGCAAATGTACAGCTGCTACATTATCGACCAAGTCAGATGAGATCAGAAGCTTCTAGTGGATGTTCTGTACCATCTTTGTTGCCTGCCAACTGTGATTCAAGAGCTGCAGCACAATCTTCAATAGGTGTACCACAGGCAGTTCAAAATGTGCCTAATGGATACACCTTTAGCCAACAGAAGTGCCCATCAGATccagaaaatactggttttaacaGTGTTCAGCAACACTGTCAGAAACAGCAATCTGGAGAAGTCAGTCAATCAGTTAGGAATGTCTGCAATTCAAGTGGAAATGTGACAGCAAATCAGCCTTTTAATGAAATGTCTGTGGCATCCCCTGGCATTTCCAAAGAACTGTATGATGTTGTGCAAGAAATGGAAACTCTTTCTTCGGTGGCTGCTTCAAAGCCACTGAGTGATCCTGCTTCAGTTCAAGAAAGCCAGACTAGCAGCTTAATGAATGGGCCTGTTAATTCTCaaatttcttcagcagcagcagatggaggaACAATTACAAAGGACAGACTAGCTTGGGAAGCTCAAAGGCttctcactattaaaaaaaaatgtgtcctGCTTGAAAGGATCCATCATTATAGAAGAAAACTCTTAGCAGCTTCAGAACGTGACAAAAGTACTCCGCCACTTCCGCCAAGTTATCAAAGTACTCTTGCTAATTGTGTTCCATGGGTGCCCAACCAAAATGTACCACCTTCCCCATCTGAAACAGCAAGGACAGAGAGTCCGATACTTAACCCTtcacctgaagaaagaaacaacaaaaacgTAGCGGATGCTGATAACAGAGGATTAGAGGTGACTCAAAGTAACCCTCAGGGGGAACAGGGAAGCCTTTCATCAAGCTCTGCTCCTATTCCCTCTCAGAGCAAACTCCCAGCTCAATTAAATAATCCTGAGAGCACTCCCATCTCGGAACGAAGAGATGCATATGCCTTGGCCTCTTCTCAAAAAACTGTGACATCCTTGAACAATGCTTCATGTTTTAGTCAAGTGGATAGCTCTATCAAAATTGTATCAAAGAATGTGCCAGTTAACCCCGAGAACTCATCATTTCTTCAGTTCGTATTGAGCAGCACAAATGTATTGAAAGAGAAGACAGCTGGTGCTACTGCTGATAAAATACTGACTAGTCTCCTGCTTAGTGAAAAACCACTGCTAGATACATCTGTCTCGGGTGGAAGCTTACTAAAAGACACTAGTGAGAGGAACGTAGCAAGTTTGAAAGGTGAGCAGGCGTTTATGGTTCCCACACACTCTCCTGTATCAGAAACAACTGAATCTGGTGAAGCTAAATTCCGGAGTGATGtagctcagaaaaaaaagccatttactgaaaataaatcttttaaacaGAGCAATTATAGTTACTCTGTGGAAGAGCTAACTGCGTGTCTGGGCTTGTGGAGGAAACATCCGTCGGAATCTGTAAGTGTGCAAAACAGCCAGTCAAATGAAAGCCCTGCAGCAAATGAGATTTCACCTTACAGCcagaacacaaaaaataaagaacaaaataatgttCTGGTTAGTACCGACGAAGCAATTTTGCCTGTAACAACTGCTTCTGTAGGACAAAAACTTGATACGTTGAGTTGCAATTTGATAAAAAGTTTTGAACTCCAAGTTGCAGTTGTCTCTCCTTTAGTACTTTCTGAACAGAGAACACAGAGTGAGCAGGCAGATGAATGTCCAACATCTGCAGGTAAAACAAATCCAGTGATTGACTCAGGAAGCACGTGTAGCTtgcaagaaaaggggaaaaatggttTAAGTGTGGTAAATACTGATAAAGGAACAATAGAAACTGTTCGGTCGTCACCCAGTGATTGTGTTCTGGTACAGAAAGAGGACTCACATTTGCAACAGACCAAATTAGCTGATGGAAACAGAATAGTAAAGAACACTGTGAGTGCAAATGATTCATATGATGAAAACCAAAGGAAAGTTAGTCAATCTTCACAAGACACCAGAGAAAATCTGCAGCTTGGATTACAAAACAAGCCTTCTCTTCCTGAATTGGGCATAAATTTTTCTAGTCAAATCTTTCAAGAAGGTGTAAGAGACCATAAAGACAAACAAGCTGTGTTAGAGACAGGAGATACATCCACAGCTGTGTTGGAAGAACAGATGTTTTGTATTTCTAGTGTATGTTCTCTTGTTGAAGGTGACACATTTTATAATCCACAAATAGCAAGTATCTTCAGGTCAATCCCTGAGACACAAGTATTAAATGGTACCTCATCAGAAGGAAATGCATCTGACCCAAGGCAAAAGGAGCAACAGCTGAACTTGTATAAAAATGAGCTGAGCAATAACACTCAGCAAAAAGAGAGCTTGCTGCAAAAGATGTTAGAAGAATCATCAAGCTGCATGAGTAAAGCAGGCAAGATTTTGGATGGTATCACAACTAGTCATTTAGAGAAAGCAAGCGGTGGCAATCCTCTTAAAACAATTTCTACCACAGAGCAAAAAATGTCACTCAATGCATCTTTCAAGCATCCTGAAAATGACTTGGAAATTCTTGCTAGTATAAACCAGGAGTTAGCTCAAAATTCACTAGATTTCTCAATCAGCGTAACTACTGAAACAAATGCGTTCACTGTTCCAAGAGACAGCAGTAAACAAAATTATACGTCCAgtaaaaatagcacagaaaaagagATGAACCTTTTTGGAGCAGAACCTATTACATGTCTAAACAATCAGCTGTCTGAACTAGTGAAAGAGTTTCCATATGGCATTGAAGGTGCTGATATGCTAACAAAAGAACCAGTACAAGATGATTCCGTGGCTGAGCGGATGGAGAATCAACCTCAGAAAGAGACTCAAATTTGTGACAAGAATTCTCATTTGAAGGACCCAGTAGATCAGATAAAAATTGCAGTGTTAAGCTCTGATCAGATGCAAGAACTGTTTCCTGAACACAACCGGTGTTCCTCTAGTGACAGGAAGAGAGTAGCAAGTCAACAGTCAGAAAAGGCTTCAGCTGAGAAGGAGAACCTTGAAGGCAGTATTCAGCCTAGTCAGAGTctatgtgagaagaaaaaaaaaccacaaaaaacctctgacaccaggaaaaaaaaaaaaggttgttcttTAATGGGTATGCCACAGTGCCCCTGTAAACTTGGAACGTCTGGTTCAGAGAAAAATGATCAActttcaaaagctgaaaatactAGCTCTGCAGAGAGACAAGAAAACAACAGTAAATCTGATGCCGTAATGAAGACCACCTGTGCAGTGGAAAACCTGCCAATTTCTGAAAATATCCCAAATAgtgttagcaaaaataaaaaagatatttgTAAATACACCTCTGTAATGAACAAAAAAGCTAGGCTAAACGTGAGTAATGAATACAAACCGCTTACAACACAACAGGAAAGAATTGGACCACTTGATTCCTCTGAAAACCAGGATGTTGATAAATCTAAaaggagcagctggaaggaagAGCTGCAAATCGGCAGAGGAACCCCATCGTTAGGCAAAGAATTTCACTCTGACAAAAAAGAACATCAGACAGTCTCAGAAGGATTGTCAGAGAAAGCTGGTCATACAGATGCAGACAACATGACAAAGTCAtccaaaaagaaagaaggagTTTTCAAAATGGAGTCCCTTTCAAAAGATAAAACCAAAGCAGTCAATGaaggacaaaaaattaaaacctgtgaAGAGAAGTCAGTGGAAGAACAGAACTGTAGGAAACAAAAGGAGGTACTTGGGCAAGATGTAGGAATTAACATCAAAGAGAATGCCAAATtatcagcagaaataaaacataaaaagctgAATAGTTACTGTGCTGATGCTATAAAGTTCCCAAATTTTGGCACTGTAGACTTGAAGTCAAGAAACCACAAATATTCTCAGCATAAACCTATGAAAGTTCATCCTTCACAGGAGCAGTCGTACGAacggaagaggaaggaaaatatgaTTGGGAAGAGAGACTCTAAGAAAACAAAGGTGGAAGAGGAAAGACTGAAACAATCTGATGCAAAGAATTCCAAGCAGCTTTCACATAATTGCATGATAAATACTGACAAAGCTAAAAAATTGAATGGAGAAAATGGCTGGAAACCGAAGAGTTCATTAGCAGATCGCTCTGTGCTTAAACTACCGAGAAAAAGGGCTCGACCTTCTACCATATCTAAAAGCTACTTTTCTAACAAAGAGAGACGTCTGGATGGTCAAAACAAAGACAAGTGCTCTGAGAAGATGTTTCCTGATAAAAACCTGCTATACTTAAATAGAAGAAATAACAGATTAAAATTGCAACTTCAAAAGGAACCAAAAAAGCACTACCTGAACAGAGTTGCATTTAAACGTACGGCACAGGAACGCATATATCTGACAAAGTTAGAGACATCACCTGTCAGACCTGTCTGGCATATAAAGCCCAAAGTGTCACAAAACAGCCCCAATGCAAAAAGAGATACTTCTGTCTCAGGAGTTGAGAAATCCTGCAAACAGGAAGTACTTGAATTTAAGCTGTGTCCAGAGATACTGTTCAGAAATCGAACCACTGATGAAGAAAGCTTAGCTGCAAAGAATTccctggaaagagagaaagccaTTGTGGCAG